A part of Ascochyta rabiei chromosome 3, complete sequence genomic DNA contains:
- a CDS encoding beta transducin, protein MTEPMRTIESGLKTPNAQTDSKLFRLPAELRNEIYAFALGGNTWSINMTEGKPRANNASPHALALLQVNRQIYAEARLFPYLYSTFEGRHNGHLRIWVQSLTHVQRKSITSVKYHQRSYITEGVCGLSVSPIFWMDTPNMEQWDLEGLKRIEIEVVLHKWGWNSNEEETKKVRARALSKLRVLVEIEHPGIEVDIVSKCGY, encoded by the exons ATGACGGAGCCCATGCGTACGATCGAGTCTGGTCTCAA AACACCTAACGCGCAAACCGACTCAAAACTCTTCCGCCTCCCTGCCGAGCTCCGCAATGAGATTTACGCCTTCGCTCTCGGCGGCAACACTTGGTCAATCAATATGACCGAAGGCAAGCCACGCGCCAACAACGCCAGCCCACATGCCCTGGCCCTTCTACAAGTCAATCGCCAGATATATGCCGAAGCCCGTCTCTTTCCCTACTTGTACAGCACCTTCGAGGGCCGCCACAACGGCCACCTGCGCATCTGGGTCCAGTCCCTGACGCATGTGCAACGCAAATCGATCACATCTGTCAAGTACCACCAACGGAGCTACATCACCGAGGGCGTGTGTGGTCTGAGTGTGAGCCCTATCTTTTGGATGGATACGCCAAATATGGAACAGTGGGATCTGGAGGGGTTGAAGCGGATTGAGATTGAGGTCGTGCTGCATAAGTGGGGATGGAATAGTAACGAAGAGGAAACAAAGAAAGTGAGAGCGAGGGCACTGAGCAAGCTACGTGTGCTGGTTGAGATTGAGCATCCAGGTATTGAGGTGGATATAGTATCCAAGTGTGGGTACTAA
- a CDS encoding mRNA cleavage and polyadenylation factor subunit — MQCYTELAPPTAVSHAVTLPFVSSRATNLVVAKNSLLQVFELRATVTEVKPGEDGAENAAANLDTEAADVQVQRTENTSRLVLLGEFPLAGTVLSLARVKALNTKSKAEALLVAFRDAKLSLLEWDPESYNLHTISIHYYENPDLPGLAPWSAELKDTHNFLTADPSNRCAALKFGAHNLAILPFRQRDLAEDDYDSDDERKNTASTNTNNNTANGDDAHATPYSSSFVLPLTNLDPTLTHPVHLAFLHEYREPTFGVIAASQATAPSLLAYRKDILTYTVFTLDLEHKASTTLLSVTGLPYDVNRVVPLPHPIGGALLVGGNDIIHVDQAGKANGVAVNEFAKACTSFPLSDQSSLALRLEGCTVELLSQESGDVLIVLNDGRLLILTFTLDGRTVSGMTVQPVDAEHGGHLLKAGASCTTNLGRGRLFIGSEDGESALIGWTSASTQLRRKQSDAGLDQDDDMSDLEDEVDDLDDDLYNDTAPAVKKITSAAAEPSALGSYTFRIHDILPSIAPINQVVLHPGNDTDSINKGEIVASTGRGAAGTITTLNRELHPVKLAQTELVSAKGVWAVHAKKAMPQGVSAAFGEDTEANMSSDVDYDQYLVVCRAGEDGNEVTTVYEVSGNELTATDKGDFEREEGSTLSVGVLARGTKVVQVMRTEVRTYDSELNMDQILPMEDEESGDELRIINASFADPYLLILREDSSVKIFKASGDGELEDVEASGLSSTKWLSASLFRSSTFTEVFAFLLTPEGGLHVFAMSELEKPSYVAEGLGFLPPVLTVDYVPRRSAAKATITEILAADLGDATTRSPHLIVRTPNDDLVIYKAFHSPARSSTELWTKNLRWVKLSQQHVPRFPEEADEASEEVKIESTLLALDNICGYSTVFQRGASPSFIFKESSSAPRVIGMSGKAIKGLTRFHTSSCERGFAYLDTTDTLRISQLPPQTHFGHLGWATRQLPLGSEVHTFAYHPKGLYIVGTGQQEEFALNPDDTYHEALPKEDTAFKPRVERGVLKVIDEKTWTEIDTHIFDPQEVILCIKSLNLEVSEATHQRKDLIAVGTSVVHGEDLATKGCIRIFEVINVVPDPERPETNKRLKLIVKDEVKGAVSAVSELGTQGFLIMAQGQKCMVRGLKEDGTLLPVAFMDMQCYVTTLKNLPDTGMLLMGDAFKGVWFTGYTEEPYKMMLFGRSKHQLECITTEFLPFDEQLHIIVADADMNLQVLQYDPENPKSAGGARLLHKSTFHTAHFPTTLTLVQSSLKMPTTSEFMATNGYDDDVDMDTPSSSQPVHQILHTTQSGTLALITPLSESSYRRLSGLSAFLANALDSACGLNPKAFRASDSEDGGWDAGIVGRGMVDGNLLMRWGELGEWKRREGLSKAGADDWVFWGEREVLGGWGVFGGRGR, encoded by the exons ATGCAATGCTACACTGAGCTGGCGCCGCCGACGGCCGTCAGCCATGCCGTCACCCTGCCCTTTGTGTCGTCGCGCGCGACCAACCTCGTTGTCGCCAAGAACTCGCTGCTGCAGGTCTTCGAGCTGCGTGCCACCGTCACCGAGGTCAAGCCCGGCGAGGACGGCGCTGAGAATGCGGCCGCCAACCTCGACACCGAGGCCGCCGACGTGCAGGTGCAGCGCACCGAGAACACGTCCAGGCTGGTGCTGCTCGGCGAGTTCCCCTTGGCCGGCACCGTCCTCTCGCTCGCGCGCGTCAAGGCGCTCAACACAAAGTCAAAGGCGGAGGCGCTGCTGGTCGCATTCAGGGACGCAAAGCTGAGCTTGCTGGAGTGGGACCCGGAGAGCTACAACCTCCATACAATATCAATACACTACTATGAGAACCCCGACTTGCCTGGCCTTGCCCCGTGGAGTGCTGAGCTGAAAGACACGCACAACTTCCTCACCGCCGATCCCAGCAACAGATGCGCCGCCCTCAAGTTCGGCGCCCACAACCTCGCCATCCTGCCCTTCCGCCAGCGCGACCTGGCCGAGGACGACTACGACTCGGACGACGAGAGGAAGAACACCGCCAGCACAAACACAAACAACAACACAGCCAACGGCGACGACGCACACGCAACCCCCTACTCGTCGTCGTTTGTCCTGCCCTTGACCAACCTCGACCCCACCCTCACCCACCCCGTCCACCTCGCCTTCCTGCACGAGTACCGCGAGCCCACGTTCGGTGTCATCGCCGCCTCGCAGGCCACGGCTCCGTCGCTGCTCGCCTACCGCAAAGACATCCTCACCTACACTGTCTTCACCCTCGACCTCGAGCACAAAGCCTCCACCACGCTGCTGTCCGTCACAGGCCTGCCCTACGATGTCAACAGGGTCGTGCCCCTGCCACACCCAATCGGCGGTGCGCTGTTGGTTGGTGGCAACGACATCATTCATGTAGACCAGGCGGGCAAGGCCAACGGCGTGGCTGTCAACGAGTTTGCCAAGGCCTGCACATCCTTCCCACTTAGCGACCAATCTAGCCTGGCACTGCGGCTGGAAGGGTGCACTGTCGAGCTGCTATCCCAAGAATCGGGCGATGTCCTTATTGTACTGAACGACGGACGACTGCTGATCTTGACTTTTACGCTGGACGGCCGCACTGTGTCTGGCATGACGGTTCAACCGGTTGACGCTGAACATGGCGGACACCTACTCAAGGCAGGTGCTTCATGCACGACCAACCTGGGGCGTGGGCGTCTGTTCATCGGCAGCGAAGACGGCGAGTCAGCATTGATAGGCTGGACAAGCGCCTCCACTCAACTGCGACGAAAGCAGTCAGACGCTGGACTTGACCAGGACGACGATATGTCGGACCTCGAGGATGAAGTCGACGATCTGGACGACGACCTCTACAACGACACAGCACCAGCTGTGAAGAAGATCACATCGGCCGCTGCGGAGCCTTCTGCCCTTGGGTCTTACACATTCAGGATACACGATATCTTGCCTAGCATAGCACCCATCAACCAAGTTGTTCTACATCCTGGCAACGACACTGACTCAATCAACAAAGGAGAGATCGTGGCTTCGACCGGACGAGGAGCTGCTGGGACCATCACCACCCTAAATCGCGAATTGCACCCAGTCAAGCTCGCGCAGACAGAGCTGGTCTCGGCCAAGGGAGTGTGGGCTGTGCATGCTAAGAAGGCGATGCCTCAAGGTGTCTCTGCCGCGTTTGGCGAAGACACCGAGGCCAATATGTCTTCGGATGTTGACTACGATCAGTACCTAGTGGTCTGCCGAGCTGGCGAGGATGGCAACGAGGTGACCACGGTGTACGAAGTGAGCGGCAATGAGCTCACGGCTACCGACAAGGGTGATTTTGAGCGTGAAGAGGGTTCCACGTTGAGCGTTGGTGTTCTGGCAAGGGGGACCAAGGTGGTGCAGGTCATGCGCACTGAAGTTCGAACATACGACTCTG AGCTCAACATGGACCAAATTCTTCCCATGGAAGACGAAGAGAGTGGCGACGAACTCCGCATCATCAATGCTAGTTTCGCCGACCCATACCTGTTGATCCTGCGTGAAGACTCCAGCGTCAAGATCTTCAAGGCGAGCGGCGACGGTGAGCTGGAAGATGTGGAGGCCAGCGGGCTGTCTTCGACCAAGTGGTTGTCAGCATCGCTCTTCAGATCATCCACTTTCACTGAGGTCTTCGCTTTCCTATTGACACCGGAAGGCGGCCTCCATGTTTTCGCCATGTCAGAGCTCGAGAAGCCCAGCTATGTCGCAGAAGGTCTAGGGTTCTTACCGCCTGTACTGACTGTCGACTATGTGCCTCGACGCAGTGCAGCCAAGGCCACCATCACCGAGATTCTCGCTGCTGACCTTGGCGATGCGACTACAAGGTCGCCACATCTTATC GTCCGGACCCCAAACGACGATCTCGTCATCTACAAGGCCTTCCACTCTCCTGCACGATCCTCGACCGAGCTGTGGACGAAGAACCTGAGATGGGTCAAGCTGTCGCAACAGCATGTTCCGAGGTTCCCTGAAGAGGCAGATGAGGCCTCGGAAGAGGTCAAGATCGAAAGCACCCTCCTAGCGCTGGACAACATATGCGGCTACAGCACTGTCTTTCAGCGTGGAGCATCACCATCATTCATTTTCAAGGAATCATCTAGTGCGCCCCGCGTTATTGGGATGAGCGGAAAGGCCATCAAGGGTCTCACTCGATTCCACACCTCGTCTTGCGAGCGTGGTTTCGCGTACCTCGATACCACTGATACTCTTCGCATCTCTCAACTCCCTCCACAAACACATTTTGGACACCTAGGCTGGGCTACACGGCAACTACCATTAGGCTCCGAGGTTCACACCTTTGCTTACCATCCAAAGGGGCTCTATATCGTAGGCACGGGGCAGCAAGAAGAATTTGCCCTCAATCCAGACGACACTTACCATGAGGCATTGCCCAAAGAAGACACTGCCTTCAAGCCGCGTGTCGAGCGTGGCGTACTTAAGGTCATTGACGAGAAAACATGGACAGAGATCGATACCCACATCTTTGACCCACAGGAAGTCATTCTGTGTATCAAGAGCCTCAACCTCGAGGTATCAGAAGCGACTCACCAACGCAAAGACCTCATTGCTGTCGGAACATCAGTAGTCCATGGAGAAGACCTCGCGACAAAGGGATGCATCCGAATCTTCGAGGTGATCAACGTTGTCCCTGATCCTGAGCGTCCGGAAACCAATAAACGCTTGAAGCTCATTGTGAAAGATGAAGTCAAGGGCGCAGTATCCGCCGTCTCGGAGCTTGGAACCCAAGGCTTCCTCATCATGGCGCAGGGCCAGAAATGCATGGTCAGAGGCCTGAAAGAGGATGGGACTTTACTACCAGTAGCTTTCATGGACATGCAATGTTACGTCACCACACTCAAAAATCTTCCAGACACTGGTATGCTGTTGATGGGCGACGCATTCAAGGGCGTTTGGTTTACAGGCTACACA GAAGAACCATATAAGATGATGCTCTTCGGCCGTAGTAAACACCAGCTCGAATGCATCACAACCGAGTTTCTTCCATTCGACGAACAACTCCACATTATTGTTGCAGACGCAGATATGAATCTGCAAGTCTTGCAGTATGATCCTGAAA ATCCTAAATCTGCAGGCGGGGCCCGTCTCCTTCACAAATCCACCTTCCACACGGCACACTTCCCAACAACCCTCACACTCGTCCAGTCCAGTCTCAAAATGCCTACGACATCTGAATTCATGGCTACAAACGGCTACGATGATGATGTGGATATGGACACCCCTTCCTCTTCACAGCCCGTCCACCAAATCCTGCATACTACCCAATCAGGAACCCTGGCGCTCATCACGCCCCTCTCCGAATCAAGCTACCGCCGTCTCTCAGGCCTCAGTGCTTTCTTAGCCAACGCGCTGGACTCGGCGTGCGGTTTAAATCCGAAGGCTTTCCGAGCCAGCGATTCTGAGGATGGCGGATGGGATGCAGGAATCGTGGGGCGCGGGATGGTTGATGGAAATCTTCTAATGCGATGGGGCGAGCTGGGCGAGTGGAAGAGGAGAGAGGGGCTGAGCAAGGCCGGGGCGGATGACTGGGTGTTCTGGGGCGAGCGCGAGGTGCTGGGTGGTTGGGGTGTGTTTGGCGGGAGAGGGAGATAG